In a single window of the Osmia bicornis bicornis chromosome 7, iOsmBic2.1, whole genome shotgun sequence genome:
- the LOC114876976 gene encoding splicing factor 3B subunit 6, with product MTMAMLQRRANVRLPPEVNRVLYIRNLPYKITAEEMYDIFGKYGAIRQIRVGNTAETRGTAFVVYEDIFDAKNACDHLSGFNVCNRYLVVLYYQSNKAFKRVDVDKKMEEIDKLKTKYNLNEEKK from the exons ATGACTATGGCAATGCTTCAACGGAGGGCCAAT GTAAGATTGCCTCCGGAAGTGAATAGAGTATTATACATAAGGAATTTGCCTTATAAAATCACAGCTGAAGAAATGTATGATATTTTTGGCAAATATGGAGCTATCAGACAAATTCGAGT GGGTAATACAGCTGAGACTAGAGGGACAGCTTTTGTTGTTTACGAAGACATATTCGATGCCAAAAATGCATGCGACCACTTGAGTGGATTCAATGTTTGTAACAGATACCTGGTAGTTTTATATTATCAAAGTAATAAGGCCTTTAAACGGGTTGATGTAGATAAAAAGATGGAAGAGATAGATAAATTAAAGACAAAATATAATCttaacgaagaaaagaaataa
- the LOC114876965 gene encoding probable elongation factor 1-delta isoform X3: MEKSALAQEKVWFDKPSYDKAERLYFERMAKGNQQTTSSMLSAGGSLANEVAKARQHIKQSLQCMDDIAAVAGLTAPNDNKKDTVDVSLVQSLKNIIDKLDERVKALEDKVSLLYTAPPTIAVCPAKPEPATKQTQEKADDDEDVDLFGSDSEGEDAEAAKIREERLAAYAAKKSKKPALIAKSNIILDVKPWDDETDMKAMETEVRKIECDGLLWGAAKLVPLAFGIHKLQISCVVEDDKVSVDWLTEKIQEIEDFVQSVDIAAFNKV, translated from the exons ATGGAAAAATCAGCATTAGCCCAAGAAAAGGTATGGTTTGATAAGCCATCCTATGACAAGGCAGAACGGCTATATTTTGAAAGAATGGCTAAG GGAAATCAGCAAACCACTAGTTCAATGCTATCTGCTGGTGGAAGTTTAGCCAATGAAGTGGCCAAGGCTCGTCAACATATTAAACAATCCTTACAGTGT ATGGACGATATTGCAGCTGTGGCTGGTCTAACTGCTCCAAATGATAACAAGAAAGACACAGTTGATGTTAGCC TCGTTCaatcattgaaaaatattattgacaAATTGGATGAACGTGTGAAAGCTCTTGAAGACAAGGTTTCACTCCTATATACCGCTCCTCCAACAATAGCTGTTTGCCCTGCTAAACCTGAACCAGCTACAAAGCAAACGCAGGAAAAAGCTGATGATGACGAGGATGTCGATCTCTTTGGTTCAGATTCAGAG GGAGAGGATGCAGAAGCTGCAAAAATTAGGGAAGAAAGATTGGCTGCGTATGCCGCGAAAAAGTCCAAAA AACCAGCTTTGATCGCTAAGTCGAACATAATATTAGACGTGAAACCGTGGGACGACGAAACAGATATGAAAGCTATGGAAACTGAAGTGCGAAAAATTGAGTGTGATGGTTTATTATGGGGTGCAG CAAAACTTGTTCCCCTAGCTTTTGGAATTCACAAACTTCAAATTTCTTGTGTCGTAGAAGACGACAAAGTTTCTGTAGATTGGCTGACAGAAAAAATTCAGGAAATCGAGGATTTTGTACAAAGCGTAGATATTGCAgcttttaataaagtataa
- the LOC114876965 gene encoding probable elongation factor 1-delta isoform X1, which yields MEKSALAQEKVWFDKPSYDKAERLYFERMAKVVSHKIMESCSLKSEVSLTNNCQDILNSNSLSKTKSKKSKDNQLIISDNISNDITNSKKKMSNANKDEDEYNMQKKENVEEKQKSVTFKIDTNGKETSPTNDVSKKYNTKEVKEEKNKADTRHRNRGKAKKDAKESKENVASLTRNKQQLPTQGNQQTTSSMLSAGGSLANEVAKARQHIKQSLQCMDDIAAVAGLTAPNDNKKDTVDVSLVQSLKNIIDKLDERVKALEDKVSLLYTAPPTIAVCPAKPEPATKQTQEKADDDEDVDLFGSDSEGEDAEAAKIREERLAAYAAKKSKKPALIAKSNIILDVKPWDDETDMKAMETEVRKIECDGLLWGAAKLVPLAFGIHKLQISCVVEDDKVSVDWLTEKIQEIEDFVQSVDIAAFNKV from the exons ATGGAAAAATCAGCATTAGCCCAAGAAAAGGTATGGTTTGATAAGCCATCCTATGACAAGGCAGAACGGCTATATTTTGAAAGAATGGCTAAG GTGGTGTCCCATAAAATTATGGAAAGCTGCTCTCTTAAATCTGAGGTTTCTCTAACAAACAATTGTCAAGATATTCTGAATAGTAATTCTTTATCTAAGACAAAGTCTAAGAAATCTAAAGATAATCAACTGATAATTTCTGACAACATCTCAAATGACATAACAAATTCCAAGAAAAAGATGTCAAACGCGAATAAAGATGAAGATGAATACAATAtgcagaaaaaagaaaatgtagaaGAAAAGCAGAAGTCTGTAACATTTAAGATTGATACAAACGGGAAAGAAACTAGCCCTACGAATGATGTATctaagaaatataatacaaaagaagtaaaagaagaaaagaataaagcTGATACAAGACATAGAAACAGGGGAAAGGCAAAGAAAGATGCTAAGGAAAGCAAAGAAAATGTTGCATCATTAACAAGGAATAAGCAGCAGTTACCTACTCAG GGAAATCAGCAAACCACTAGTTCAATGCTATCTGCTGGTGGAAGTTTAGCCAATGAAGTGGCCAAGGCTCGTCAACATATTAAACAATCCTTACAGTGT ATGGACGATATTGCAGCTGTGGCTGGTCTAACTGCTCCAAATGATAACAAGAAAGACACAGTTGATGTTAGCC TCGTTCaatcattgaaaaatattattgacaAATTGGATGAACGTGTGAAAGCTCTTGAAGACAAGGTTTCACTCCTATATACCGCTCCTCCAACAATAGCTGTTTGCCCTGCTAAACCTGAACCAGCTACAAAGCAAACGCAGGAAAAAGCTGATGATGACGAGGATGTCGATCTCTTTGGTTCAGATTCAGAG GGAGAGGATGCAGAAGCTGCAAAAATTAGGGAAGAAAGATTGGCTGCGTATGCCGCGAAAAAGTCCAAAA AACCAGCTTTGATCGCTAAGTCGAACATAATATTAGACGTGAAACCGTGGGACGACGAAACAGATATGAAAGCTATGGAAACTGAAGTGCGAAAAATTGAGTGTGATGGTTTATTATGGGGTGCAG CAAAACTTGTTCCCCTAGCTTTTGGAATTCACAAACTTCAAATTTCTTGTGTCGTAGAAGACGACAAAGTTTCTGTAGATTGGCTGACAGAAAAAATTCAGGAAATCGAGGATTTTGTACAAAGCGTAGATATTGCAgcttttaataaagtataa
- the LOC114876965 gene encoding protein artemis isoform X2, translated as MSTFLGLIKEIPGISVDRFDGENLTSSVFFLSHCHCDHMHGLSDHFFEYLDENNKYLYCSHITKALLKNKFKFKDNCVKEVTIDTSIVIEYKVQNEDEILISVTSISAGHCPGSVMFLFERNNVSVLYTGDFRINPKDFSKLKSLHYCKDSKLFPRTFTKIYLDTTFLSNDFAFFPTRQETVLKICTVTKDWLNKDPRNVVILECSATYGSEFLFIELFKVLNMKIHVKHYVYETYCRIEQLSCCVTNDPNSTPIHACKQKISSSGLRCRSNVKEENIMIIIPSVMKWRKKDTSVIGEWDTVRERTFNVCYATHSSFNELKAFIQYFKALEIYPCVVKTEEEQEVYHLLDEIANKSDKQIILKQTYKLKLPNKKESNKVPFKSEYFSSDDDSL; from the coding sequence ATGTCAACTTTTCTTGGGCTTATTAAGGAGATACCAGGCATCTCAGTGGATCGTTTTGATGGAGAGAATTTAACATCTTCTGTATTTTTTCTTAGTCATTGTCATTGTGATCATATGCATGGTTTATCTGACCATTTTTTCGAATATTtagatgaaaataataaatatctgTATTGTAGTCATATCACAAAAGCactgttaaaaaataaatttaaatttaaagatAATTGTGTAAAAGAAGTAACTATTGACACATCTATTGTTATAGAATATAAAGTACAGAATGAAGATGAAATCCTTATTTCTGTAACTTCCATATCTGCAGGACATTGTCCTGGATCAGTAATGTTTCTTTTCGAAAGAAATAATGTTTCGGTATTATATACTGGTGATTTTCGTATTAATCCAAAGGATTTCTCAAAGTTGAAAAGTTTACATTATTGTAAAGATTCTAAATTGTTTCCTAGAACATTTACCAAAATCTATTTAGATACAACATTTCTAAGCAATGATTTTGCCTTTTTTCCAACTAGACAAGAGACTGTACTGAAAATATGTACAGTTACTAAAGACTGGTTAAATAAGGACCCAAGAAATGTTGTTATTCTGGAATGTTCAGCCACGTACGGTTCTGAATTTCTTTtcatagaattatttaaagtgttaaatatgaaaattcatGTAAAACATTATGTATATGAAACTTATTGTCGCATTGAACAACTATCGTGTTGTGTTACAAATGATCCAAATAGTACACCAATACATGCTTGTAAGCAAAAAATATCTTCATCAGGTTTACGTTGTAGAAGCAatgtaaaagaagaaaatattatgattattattccaTCTGTAATGAAATggagaaaaaaagatacaagtgTAATAGGGGAGTGGGATACAGTGAGAGAAAGAACTTTCAATGTATGTTATGCTACCCACTCTTCTTTCAATGAACTCAAAGCATTTATTCAGTATTTTAAGGCATTAGAGATATATCCTTGTGTTGTTAaaacagaagaagaacaagaggTATATCATTTGTTAGATGAAATCGCAAACAAATCAGATAAACAGATAATATTGAAACAGACATATAAATTAAAGCTtccaaataaaaaagaatcaaatAAAGTTCCATTTAAATCTGAATATTTTAGTAGTGACGATGATAGTTTATGa
- the LOC114876974 gene encoding SPRY domain-containing protein 7 encodes MTMMFCCLRNCFDGLGFAATQTPKKEPNPIALDTSFMGHEVVIVKNGLRVCGRGGALTNAPLAQSKSYFEVKIQQGGIWAIGLATRSTDLNVAIGGNDTESWALNSDGIIRHNQQEIHKIQNQVQEGDIIGVSYDHIELNFYLNGKSMDAPIMGIKGTVYPVLYVDDGAILDLILDNFAHPPPTGFEKIMLEQSLL; translated from the exons ATGACAATGATGTTTTGCTGTTTAAGAAACTGTTTTGACGGCCTCGGCTTTGCCGCAACACAAACGCCGAAGAAAGAACCAAATCCTATAGCTTTAGACACATCTTTCATgg GACATGAAGTTGTGATAGTAAAAAACGGTCTAAGAGTATGTGGTCGTGGTGGTGCCTTAACAAACGCTCCTCTTGCCCAAAGTAAAAGTTATTTTGAAGTTAAAATACAACAAGGTGGTATATGGGCAATTGGATTAGCCACAAGATCCACAGATCTCAATGTTGCTATTGGGGGAAATGATACAGAAAGTTGGGCACTTAATTCCGATGGTATTATAAGGCATAATCAACAAGAAATacataaaatacaaaatcaaGTTCAAGAAGGGGACATTATT GGTGTATCTTATGACCACATAGAacttaatttctatttaaatggAAAATCAATGGATGCCCCTATAATGGGCATAAAAGGGACTGTGTATCCAGTACTTTATG TGGACGATGGGGCCATTTTAGACTTAATTTTGGATAATTTTGCTCATCCTCCACCTACAGGTTTTGAAAAGATAATGCTAGAGCAATCGTTGCTCTAG